One Vibrio penaeicida DNA segment encodes these proteins:
- a CDS encoding ABC transporter permease — protein MEIFNWLLSTFDSTIRLAIPLIFAAMAGIFSERSGIADIGLEGKMLFSAFVAAATAYALGSPWLGLLAGIGASVLLALVHGYASIIQKGDQIISGLAINFFASGMTITLGHAWFSRGGQTPTLHNDQRFLPIDLPGAQWLGENVPVIGPIYSELISGHNILVYLAFVAVIATWWVLFRTRFGLRVRAVGEEPNAVDTAGISVFSLRFRAVLVTGVLCGLAGAYLSTAQNAGFGKEMTAGQGYIALAAVIFGKWHPKAAFFACLLFGFLSALETRMQGVEIPLVGVLPTQVFSALPYVLTVVLLAGFIGKAVAPKAIAKPYTKER, from the coding sequence ATGGAAATTTTTAACTGGCTATTGTCCACTTTTGATTCGACGATTCGTTTGGCTATACCGCTTATCTTTGCTGCTATGGCTGGGATATTTTCAGAGCGATCTGGTATTGCTGATATTGGTCTTGAGGGCAAGATGTTGTTCTCTGCCTTTGTTGCTGCAGCAACGGCTTATGCACTTGGTTCTCCTTGGTTGGGGTTATTGGCAGGTATTGGCGCGTCTGTTCTATTGGCGCTGGTTCATGGTTATGCGTCAATCATTCAAAAGGGTGACCAAATCATTTCCGGTTTGGCAATCAACTTTTTTGCTTCCGGGATGACGATAACCCTTGGGCACGCATGGTTCTCTAGAGGCGGTCAAACGCCAACACTGCATAACGACCAGCGTTTCTTACCTATTGATTTACCTGGTGCGCAGTGGTTAGGCGAAAATGTCCCTGTTATTGGTCCGATTTACTCTGAACTTATTTCTGGGCATAACATTCTTGTCTACCTTGCGTTTGTTGCGGTAATTGCGACTTGGTGGGTATTGTTTAGAACTCGCTTCGGCTTACGCGTACGTGCTGTTGGTGAAGAACCTAATGCAGTGGATACGGCGGGTATTTCAGTATTCTCGTTACGTTTTAGAGCCGTACTCGTGACAGGTGTATTGTGTGGATTGGCTGGTGCTTATCTCTCTACCGCCCAGAACGCAGGTTTTGGTAAGGAAATGACGGCAGGGCAAGGTTATATTGCATTGGCGGCGGTGATATTTGGTAAATGGCATCCTAAAGCAGCGTTTTTCGCCTGTTTACTGTTCGGTTTCTTATCGGCACTGGAAACGCGCATGCAAGGTGTAGAAATCCCACTAGTTGGTGTACTTCCAACCCAAGTATTCTCTGCGTTGCCTTACGTTTTAACCGTTGTTCTCTTAGCTGGTTTCATCGGAAAAGCCGTTGCCCCTAAAGCGATTGCTAAGCCATACACTAAAGAGCGATAG
- a CDS encoding ABC transporter ATP-binding protein encodes MSSPAIELKLVNKRFGAVWANKDINFAVQPGTIHGIVGENGAGKSTLMSILYGFYEADSGSIHVDGKQVAIKNSQDAIDLGIGMVHQHFMLVETFTVIENIMLGAESHSLISHSAKDAEQALHEIETKYGLEVDNHALVSSLPVGLQQRVEILKALYRGARILILDEPTGVLTPQETEQLFDILRTLKEQGVTIILITHKLKEIMSVTDNVSVMRAGEMVAYRPTAETNPQELAELMVGRKVLLNVDKSEAEPEETRIDVKDVSYFDDRGVKRLKNLNFHVKAGEILGVAGVSGNGQSELLHVLSGTLVPQEGELRVSTSKGSHQFTSSVNRDAALMRELSIGHIPEDRIKQGLVKTMPAAENAILGFHHNEEYGSKLLDLKAIDGATRDMMEQYDVRPVDPYLKSANFSGGNQQKLIIAREMLKHPDVILVGQPTRGVDIGAIEFIHKNIIAARDNGAAVLLVSTELDEIMSLSDRIIVMVDGEISGEVKASETDEKGLGLLMANASAEGEA; translated from the coding sequence ATGAGCAGTCCTGCCATTGAGTTAAAACTCGTTAATAAGCGCTTTGGCGCGGTTTGGGCAAATAAAGATATTAATTTTGCTGTCCAGCCAGGCACCATTCACGGCATTGTGGGGGAGAACGGTGCGGGTAAATCGACGCTAATGTCGATCTTGTACGGCTTTTATGAAGCGGATTCGGGATCCATTCACGTTGATGGAAAGCAAGTTGCCATAAAAAACTCTCAAGACGCCATCGATCTTGGAATCGGAATGGTTCACCAGCATTTCATGTTGGTAGAAACCTTTACGGTTATTGAGAACATTATGCTCGGCGCTGAAAGCCACAGCTTGATTTCTCATAGCGCAAAAGATGCTGAACAGGCATTGCATGAAATTGAAACGAAGTACGGTCTAGAAGTTGATAACCACGCGCTGGTTTCCTCGTTGCCTGTTGGTTTACAGCAACGAGTCGAGATATTAAAAGCGCTGTATCGTGGTGCCCGTATTCTTATCTTGGATGAACCTACGGGGGTTCTTACACCACAAGAAACTGAGCAGCTTTTTGATATTTTACGCACCTTAAAAGAGCAGGGTGTGACCATCATACTGATCACCCATAAGCTAAAAGAAATTATGTCGGTAACGGATAATGTATCCGTTATGCGAGCAGGTGAGATGGTAGCGTATCGACCGACAGCTGAAACCAATCCGCAAGAACTTGCAGAACTAATGGTGGGTCGTAAGGTTCTTCTCAATGTCGATAAATCAGAAGCTGAGCCAGAAGAAACGCGCATTGATGTGAAAGATGTCAGCTATTTTGATGATCGTGGCGTCAAGCGTCTCAAGAACCTTAATTTCCACGTCAAAGCGGGAGAAATCCTTGGAGTGGCAGGTGTTTCTGGTAATGGTCAGTCAGAGCTTCTTCATGTCCTTTCTGGCACGTTGGTACCTCAAGAAGGCGAGCTGAGAGTGTCGACCTCCAAAGGTTCACATCAATTTACCTCATCAGTAAACCGTGATGCTGCACTTATGCGTGAACTGAGTATTGGTCACATACCGGAAGACCGTATCAAGCAGGGACTGGTGAAAACTATGCCGGCGGCAGAAAATGCCATCCTTGGCTTCCATCATAATGAAGAATACGGCTCTAAACTTCTTGATTTGAAAGCCATTGATGGTGCCACGCGCGACATGATGGAGCAATATGACGTAAGACCCGTCGACCCTTATCTTAAAAGCGCTAATTTTTCCGGTGGTAATCAACAGAAGCTGATTATCGCGCGTGAAATGTTGAAACATCCCGATGTCATTTTGGTTGGTCAGCCGACGCGTGGTGTGGATATTGGTGCTATCGAGTTTATTCATAAAAACATTATTGCAGCTAGAGATAACGGTGCTGCGGTACTTCTTGTTTCCACAGAGTTGGACGAAATAATGTCTCTATCTGATCGAATTATTGTAATGGTCGACGGTGAGATATCGGGTGAAGTTAAAGCGAGCGAAACCGACGAGAAAGGTCTTGGTCTGCTCATGGCCAATGCCAGTGCTGAAGGAGAAGCATAA
- a CDS encoding response regulator transcription factor translates to MKILVIEDDATTREFVSQGLREHGYIVDEAGDGQEGLMMAVSCEYQMIILDRMLPALDGMKVLAAIRATEVNVPVLILSAMDSVEDRVSGLQAGSDDYLTKPFALAELIARTDIIVRRHKPVTQVLSYLEYEGLKLDLKAHRVTFLDNELHLQPKEFQLLQYFMENEEQVISRMRLFEAIWHYHFDPRTNVIDVHIANLRKKLDEVGGTNLLHTVRGAGYVLRC, encoded by the coding sequence ATGAAAATTCTAGTGATTGAGGATGACGCAACAACAAGGGAATTTGTTTCTCAAGGGCTGCGTGAGCATGGTTATATCGTGGATGAAGCAGGAGATGGCCAAGAAGGTTTAATGATGGCTGTCAGCTGCGAATATCAAATGATTATTCTCGATCGGATGTTACCTGCATTGGATGGGATGAAGGTTCTTGCGGCGATAAGAGCAACCGAAGTCAATGTACCTGTCTTAATTTTAAGTGCAATGGACAGTGTTGAAGACAGAGTCAGTGGTTTGCAAGCAGGCAGTGATGATTACCTAACGAAACCTTTTGCCCTCGCAGAGTTGATTGCTCGTACAGATATCATTGTACGTCGCCATAAACCCGTAACTCAAGTTCTTAGCTATTTGGAATACGAAGGTCTTAAATTGGACTTGAAAGCGCATCGGGTCACTTTTCTCGATAACGAGCTGCATTTGCAACCTAAAGAGTTTCAGCTACTTCAGTATTTCATGGAAAACGAAGAACAGGTCATTTCTAGAATGCGTTTGTTTGAGGCGATATGGCATTATCATTTTGATCCTAGAACTAACGTAATCGATGTGCACATTGCCAATCTTCGTAAAAAACTGGACGAAGTTGGCGGAACGAATCTACTCCATACCGTTAGGGGAGCAGGTTATGTCCTTCGCTGTTGA
- a CDS encoding hybrid sensor histidine kinase/response regulator, with translation MSDHDISILIVDDSPSNLGVASGFLKELGYKIATANNGKTALSRVERIKPSLILLDVNMPEMNGFEVCQILNSNPEFVDIPIIFLTALTDQDAKEKAFSSGAVDYISKPFQKKELIARVQNHLSISQSKRELENLVQEKTDAINQLRSTQNKLVESEKMASLAKLVSGVAHEMNTPIGNCISTFSAIRDTIDTLENSIESGALSKSNMVSTLESIRDFTTIGLNNTSKQSRLIDSFRELDAVGAETRVQPVNVGRFMTEGLESVATREELGVSFNVECDPALTVKLNTWIVHDVLQKLVTNTYHHGFSGDKQGEIWVNVRHNNGQLEVDYSDDGKGVSSDVEETLFEPFITTERSQGFVGLGLHVAYILVTQYLKGRIELIKSSKGARFTFCFPCEIS, from the coding sequence ATGAGCGACCATGATATTTCAATACTTATAGTGGACGATAGCCCATCAAATTTAGGTGTCGCTTCCGGCTTTTTAAAAGAGTTGGGTTATAAGATTGCCACTGCAAATAATGGTAAAACTGCATTAAGCCGGGTTGAGAGAATCAAGCCTTCATTGATTCTTTTGGATGTAAATATGCCTGAGATGAATGGCTTTGAAGTTTGCCAAATTCTTAACAGCAACCCTGAATTCGTTGATATTCCAATCATCTTTCTTACGGCATTGACAGACCAAGATGCAAAAGAAAAAGCCTTTTCTTCTGGTGCAGTGGATTACATAAGCAAACCTTTTCAAAAGAAAGAGCTGATCGCTCGCGTGCAAAATCATTTGAGCATTAGTCAATCCAAAAGAGAGCTGGAGAATTTAGTTCAAGAAAAGACGGATGCAATAAATCAGCTAAGAAGTACGCAAAACAAGTTGGTGGAATCTGAGAAAATGGCCTCACTGGCTAAATTGGTCTCGGGTGTTGCTCATGAAATGAATACGCCTATAGGGAATTGCATCAGTACTTTTTCAGCTATTCGAGACACAATTGATACGTTAGAAAATTCGATTGAAAGTGGTGCTCTTTCTAAGAGTAATATGGTCTCAACGTTAGAATCTATCCGTGATTTCACCACGATCGGTCTTAACAACACATCGAAACAATCCCGTTTAATCGATTCATTTAGAGAACTCGACGCCGTTGGTGCCGAAACCCGAGTTCAGCCGGTTAATGTAGGGCGCTTTATGACAGAAGGGTTGGAATCGGTCGCAACGAGGGAAGAGCTCGGTGTAAGCTTTAATGTTGAGTGCGACCCTGCACTGACCGTCAAACTCAATACTTGGATAGTGCATGATGTGCTACAAAAGTTGGTAACCAATACCTATCACCATGGATTTTCTGGAGATAAGCAAGGGGAGATTTGGGTCAATGTGCGCCACAATAATGGGCAATTAGAAGTGGATTACAGTGATGATGGTAAGGGGGTGTCTTCTGATGTCGAGGAAACGTTATTTGAACCCTTTATCACGACAGAGAGGAGCCAAGGGTTCGTCGGGTTAGGATTGCATGTTGCCTATATTTTGGTTACTCAATACCTAAAAGGGCGCATTGAGCTGATAAAATCATCAAAAGGAGCTCGCTTTACCTTCTGTTTTCCATGCGAAATATCCTAA
- a CDS encoding sensor histidine kinase, which yields MSFAVDHDLTRSSVFKILLLLVISIALLYSLFVHQVFVHSESFHRQQLTKQLRDEIQEFDEANLRGVGEVERLILRKRESESPFVYHINRISIPPSYPVVRKKVSHNQVILFDGRTLEIGIKPELLQSYRSQVVPMIVSGVLIPVTLMFIGAATFAIVILRKLHRVNHAMNRFLCGEKKVKLPVSTSDDEFDILAIHLNFMIEQMEKNEETLKTLSIGMAHDMRTPMARLKLRLEELSNSKSLAEPELHKLMACQDELDMLLALFNSMLEIARLNSGQMVISDDVVDLSKIAHDVTEFLIPLAEQKQQIMTLRQDGQCQLIGDRSLMFRALFNLVENAVKYTPEYGRIEVIVDSLGVVVSDSGIGIADTDKPHVCEPLFRADKSRSEIGNGIGLALVDAVVRQHHAQLLFKDNCPGLRVRIYIS from the coding sequence ATGTCCTTCGCTGTTGATCATGATCTTACGCGTTCCTCCGTTTTTAAAATTTTGCTCCTGCTCGTTATATCCATTGCTCTGCTCTATTCCTTATTTGTTCATCAGGTCTTTGTTCATTCAGAGTCATTTCACCGGCAGCAACTAACCAAGCAACTTCGAGATGAAATTCAGGAGTTTGACGAAGCCAATCTCCGAGGTGTTGGCGAAGTCGAAAGATTGATCCTTAGAAAGCGTGAATCAGAGAGCCCTTTCGTCTATCACATTAACCGTATTTCCATTCCACCCTCATACCCTGTTGTGCGAAAGAAAGTAAGCCATAACCAAGTCATTCTTTTTGATGGTCGTACGCTAGAAATAGGTATCAAACCCGAGCTGTTGCAATCGTACCGATCTCAAGTGGTTCCGATGATTGTTTCCGGTGTTTTGATACCCGTTACATTGATGTTTATCGGTGCAGCAACATTCGCCATTGTGATACTACGCAAGTTGCATAGGGTCAATCATGCGATGAATCGCTTTCTTTGTGGTGAAAAAAAGGTGAAATTGCCCGTTTCGACCAGTGATGACGAATTCGATATTTTGGCAATACATCTCAATTTTATGATAGAGCAGATGGAAAAGAATGAAGAGACTCTCAAAACTCTCTCAATTGGTATGGCACACGATATGCGAACGCCAATGGCTCGCTTAAAATTGAGACTCGAAGAGCTTTCCAACTCTAAAAGTTTGGCAGAACCAGAACTTCATAAGTTAATGGCTTGCCAAGACGAATTGGATATGTTGCTCGCCCTTTTTAACAGTATGTTGGAGATTGCACGCTTAAACAGTGGGCAAATGGTCATCAGTGACGACGTCGTAGACTTGAGCAAAATTGCCCATGATGTGACAGAGTTTTTGATACCGCTCGCTGAACAAAAACAGCAAATAATGACCCTGAGGCAAGATGGTCAATGCCAGCTTATTGGTGATCGCTCTCTGATGTTCCGAGCATTGTTTAACTTGGTAGAGAATGCGGTGAAGTACACACCTGAGTATGGTCGGATCGAGGTGATTGTTGACAGTTTAGGTGTTGTTGTCAGTGATTCGGGAATAGGAATTGCTGATACCGATAAGCCTCACGTTTGCGAACCTTTATTTAGAGCAGATAAGAGCCGCAGTGAAATTGGAAATGGAATAGGCCTAGCGCTGGTTGATGCCGTTGTCCGACAGCATCATGCGCAGCTCTTGTTTAAAGATAATTGTCCAGGTTTGAGGGTTAGAATCTACATTAGTTAA
- a CDS encoding ABC transporter permease, giving the protein MNKTVPGWVNVALVPLLQLILALVVSSLVVLLVGESPVAAFSVMIQGATNLEYGGLSNTLYYSTNFIFTGLAVAVAFHAGLFNIGGEGQAYIAGLGIGILMLLLDGILSVWLMAPLAIIVAAAFGALWGAVPGYLQAKRGSHIVVTTIMFNFIAFSVMGYALVEHIAKYGGNSTDSRYFNPEAVFPKLHEWGAANGFELPFSLLNPSLLIALVMAWLVWLLLFRSRLGYAIRVVGQNASAAEYAGINAKRIIIIAMTISGGLAGMMAVNEVFGAHNRLILNFTGGFGFIGIAVALMGRNHPVGIIIAAILFGALYQGGTELQFEMPSLNPELIMVIQGLVIFFTGAMDRLIREPVERLFTRQAKA; this is encoded by the coding sequence ATGAACAAGACCGTACCTGGATGGGTAAATGTAGCGCTGGTTCCGCTGCTTCAGCTGATTCTCGCTTTGGTGGTATCTAGCCTCGTCGTGTTATTGGTTGGAGAAAGCCCTGTGGCGGCATTCTCTGTCATGATTCAAGGAGCGACTAACCTCGAATATGGTGGCTTAAGTAACACGCTTTACTACTCGACAAACTTTATATTCACGGGGCTTGCCGTGGCTGTGGCTTTTCACGCTGGTTTATTCAATATCGGTGGTGAAGGGCAAGCGTATATCGCTGGTTTAGGTATCGGCATATTAATGTTATTGCTTGATGGCATTTTGTCTGTCTGGTTGATGGCACCGCTAGCGATTATTGTTGCCGCAGCCTTTGGTGCGCTTTGGGGTGCAGTCCCTGGTTACCTACAAGCTAAGCGTGGATCGCACATTGTTGTTACCACCATCATGTTCAACTTTATTGCGTTTTCTGTGATGGGGTACGCCTTGGTAGAGCATATTGCTAAATATGGCGGTAACTCGACAGATTCACGTTATTTCAACCCTGAAGCGGTGTTCCCTAAGCTGCATGAATGGGGCGCTGCAAACGGGTTTGAATTGCCATTTTCCCTACTTAACCCATCGCTGCTTATTGCGTTAGTCATGGCGTGGTTAGTATGGCTGTTATTGTTCCGCTCTCGTTTGGGCTATGCCATCCGAGTCGTTGGGCAAAATGCGTCTGCTGCGGAATATGCAGGTATTAATGCAAAGAGGATCATCATTATCGCGATGACCATATCTGGTGGCTTAGCGGGCATGATGGCTGTTAATGAAGTGTTTGGTGCGCATAACCGCCTCATTCTAAACTTCACCGGTGGCTTTGGATTTATAGGCATCGCTGTAGCACTTATGGGGCGGAATCACCCTGTTGGCATCATCATTGCGGCGATTTTGTTTGGTGCTTTATATCAAGGCGGAACCGAGCTGCAATTTGAAATGCCGAGCTTGAACCCTGAGCTCATCATGGTTATCCAAGGCTTGGTTATCTTCTTTACAGGCGCGATGGACAGGCTTATTCGCGAGCCAGTAGAGCGGCTCTTTACTCGTCAAGCGAAAGCATAG
- a CDS encoding Rho-binding antiterminator — translation MINSTETRQGVDPIMISCDKYDFIELACLFKLKVSLAMLSGEQIEGVAHNTKIGADRVEYLILTHWVVDETDAKETAVRLDDIHTMSAITPNPHFTTIHINDV, via the coding sequence ATGATTAATTCAACCGAAACGCGACAAGGAGTGGACCCGATTATGATCAGTTGCGATAAATACGACTTCATTGAGCTGGCATGCCTATTCAAATTGAAAGTGAGTTTAGCTATGTTGTCTGGCGAGCAAATAGAAGGCGTCGCTCACAATACAAAAATAGGTGCTGATCGCGTTGAGTATTTGATTCTCACACACTGGGTTGTAGATGAGACGGACGCCAAGGAAACCGCTGTACGACTAGATGATATACATACTATGAGCGCAATAACGCCTAACCCACACTTCACAACTATTCACATTAATGATGTTTAA
- a CDS encoding BMP family lipoprotein: MMTFKSVAVGVALGLATFASQAADFKPSVIFDMGGKFDKSFNQAAYNGAEAFKKDTGIKYGEFEITNEAQREQAMLRLAQRGHDPIVAVGFQQAPIVEKVAKQFPKTNFVIIDSVVDLPNVRSVVFKEHEGSFLVGALAAMKSESNAVGFVGGMDIPLIRKFACGYEQGAKYISKDTKVVQNMTGSTPAAWNNPTKGAELAKSQFDQGVDVVYAAAGGTGVGVYQAAVDEKKYAIGVDSNQNHLHPGVMLTSMVKRVDVAVKDAFMDAYAGKFTSGVQSLGLKEEGVAWALDEHNGSLIGPDMASKVEQIRDDIIAGKVVVHDYFSNSACTY, from the coding sequence ATGATGACCTTTAAGTCAGTCGCGGTAGGTGTAGCGCTTGGACTAGCAACTTTTGCTTCTCAAGCAGCAGATTTTAAACCGTCAGTTATCTTTGATATGGGCGGTAAATTTGATAAATCTTTCAACCAAGCGGCTTACAATGGTGCGGAAGCATTTAAGAAGGACACGGGAATTAAGTACGGTGAGTTTGAAATCACTAACGAAGCACAACGTGAGCAAGCAATGTTGCGTTTGGCTCAACGTGGTCATGATCCTATTGTGGCAGTTGGTTTCCAGCAAGCACCTATCGTTGAAAAAGTAGCGAAGCAATTTCCAAAAACGAATTTCGTTATTATCGATTCAGTGGTAGACCTTCCAAACGTTCGTAGTGTTGTGTTTAAAGAGCACGAAGGTTCTTTCCTTGTAGGTGCTCTAGCGGCAATGAAGAGTGAATCAAACGCTGTTGGCTTTGTCGGCGGCATGGATATCCCTCTAATTCGTAAGTTTGCTTGTGGTTATGAGCAAGGTGCGAAATACATCAGCAAAGACACGAAAGTTGTACAAAACATGACAGGTTCTACGCCTGCCGCATGGAACAACCCAACGAAAGGTGCAGAGCTAGCGAAGTCTCAGTTCGACCAAGGTGTTGATGTTGTTTACGCAGCAGCTGGTGGTACTGGCGTTGGTGTTTATCAAGCCGCAGTTGACGAGAAAAAATACGCGATCGGCGTAGATTCAAACCAAAACCACCTTCACCCTGGCGTGATGCTTACGTCTATGGTTAAGCGTGTGGATGTCGCTGTTAAAGATGCATTCATGGATGCTTACGCAGGTAAATTTACTTCAGGTGTTCAATCTCTAGGTCTGAAAGAAGAAGGTGTAGCGTGGGCTCTTGATGAGCACAATGGCAGCCTGATTGGTCCAGACATGGCGTCGAAAGTAGAGCAAATTCGTGACGACATTATCGCTGGTAAAGTAGTTGTCCACGATTACTTCTCAAATAGCGCTTGTACTTACTAA
- a CDS encoding inosine/guanosine kinase: MKFPGQRKSKHYFPVHARDPLVTQAQESKKMARTHIVGIDQTLVDIEAKVSDEFIEKFSLSKGHSLVIDDETAENLYNELKDQGLVTNEFAGGTIGNTLHNYSVLADDKSILLGVMSQDIKIGSYGYRYLCNTSSRMDLNYLQGVNGAIGRCFALISEDGERTFAISEGHMNQLKPDNIPEAIFKKASALVLTAYLVRCKPGDPMPEATMKAIEYAKKYDVPVVLTLGTKYVIQDDPEFWQTFLHDHVSVVAMNEDEAEALTGESDPLLASDKTLDWVDLVLCTAGPVGLYMAGFAEDTAKRETSLPLLPGAIAEFNRYEFSRPVLKANTANPIKVYSHIAPYMGGPEKIKNTNGAGDAALSALLHDMAANRYHKENVPNSSKHQYPYLTYSSFSQVCKYSNRASYEVLVQHSPRLSRGLPEREDSLEEAYWER; the protein is encoded by the coding sequence ATGAAGTTTCCCGGTCAAAGAAAATCTAAACATTACTTCCCAGTGCACGCGCGTGATCCACTGGTGACACAAGCGCAAGAAAGCAAGAAAATGGCACGCACTCACATTGTTGGTATTGACCAGACTCTCGTGGATATTGAAGCCAAAGTAAGCGATGAATTTATCGAAAAGTTTTCTTTGAGTAAGGGACACTCACTGGTTATAGACGATGAAACGGCAGAGAATTTGTACAACGAGTTAAAAGACCAAGGGTTAGTCACCAACGAGTTTGCTGGTGGTACGATTGGAAATACTCTACACAATTACTCGGTTCTTGCCGATGACAAATCTATCCTGCTAGGGGTAATGAGCCAAGACATCAAAATCGGAAGCTACGGTTATCGGTACCTATGTAATACATCTAGCCGGATGGATCTGAATTACTTGCAAGGCGTGAATGGAGCTATTGGTCGCTGCTTCGCATTAATCAGCGAAGACGGTGAACGTACCTTTGCAATCAGTGAAGGTCATATGAATCAGCTGAAGCCTGATAACATCCCAGAAGCCATATTCAAAAAAGCTTCTGCACTGGTGCTGACCGCTTATCTTGTGCGTTGTAAGCCTGGCGATCCTATGCCTGAAGCAACAATGAAAGCTATCGAATACGCGAAAAAATACGACGTGCCAGTAGTTCTCACGCTGGGAACAAAATACGTTATTCAAGACGACCCTGAATTCTGGCAAACATTTTTGCATGACCATGTATCAGTGGTAGCGATGAATGAAGATGAAGCAGAAGCATTAACAGGGGAAAGCGATCCGCTTTTAGCTTCCGATAAAACACTTGATTGGGTCGATTTAGTGCTATGCACAGCAGGTCCGGTTGGGTTATACATGGCTGGCTTTGCCGAAGACACAGCAAAACGGGAAACGTCACTCCCGCTGCTGCCTGGAGCTATTGCAGAATTCAACCGCTACGAGTTTAGCCGACCGGTGCTAAAAGCCAATACCGCTAACCCTATTAAGGTGTATTCGCATATCGCACCTTATATGGGGGGGCCGGAAAAAATAAAGAACACCAATGGCGCAGGCGATGCAGCACTATCAGCGTTGCTGCATGACATGGCGGCTAACCGCTACCATAAAGAAAACGTGCCGAATTCAAGTAAACATCAGTACCCGTACTTGACGTATTCTTCTTTCTCTCAGGTGTGTAAATATTCGAACCGCGCAAGTTACGAGGTGTTAGTTCAACATTCGCCTCGTTTATCGCGAGGTCTTCCAGAGCGCGAAGATAGCTTGGAAGAGGCATACTGGGAGCGCTAA